CATCAGCACGGTGCACTACGACTCCGGCTACGTGAACGCGTACTGGGACGGCACCCAGATGGTGTACGGCGATGGCGACGGCGTGAACTCCGGCCCGCTGGGCAAGGATGGCGACGTCACCGTGCACGAGCTGACGCACGCCGTGACGGAGAACGAGTCCAACCTCACGTACTCCGGTCAGTCCGGTGGCCTCAACGAGGCCATGTCCGACACGTTCGGCGCCTACTGCGAGAGCTGGCAGTCCGGCACCTGGAGCACCGCCGCGGACGTGTGGAAGGTCGGCGAGGACATCTGGACGCCCGCCACCTCCGGCGACGCGCTCCGCTACATGGATGACCCGAAGAAGGACGG
The sequence above is drawn from the Myxococcaceae bacterium JPH2 genome and encodes:
- a CDS encoding M4 family metallopeptidase, whose protein sequence is ISTVHYDSGYVNAYWDGTQMVYGDGDGVNSGPLGKDGDVTVHELTHAVTENESNLTYSGQSGGLNEAMSDTFGAYCESWQSGTWSTAADVWKVGEDIWTPATSGDALRYMDDPKKDG